One window of Pseudomonas sp. ML2-2023-3 genomic DNA carries:
- a CDS encoding Yip1 family protein — protein MIHHVVGLFTHPDKEWREIRGDAEESIGHMYLTHTLILAAIPAISAFIGTTQVGWVIGARAPVMLTLDSALWMTLMSYVAMLAGVGVMGAFVHWMARTYDAQPSLPRCVAFATYTATPLFIGGLAALYPHMWLGMMVGTAAICYTVYLLYVGLPTFMNIDPDEGFLFSSSVLAVGLVVLVAIMAFTVIVWGLGVGPVYTN, from the coding sequence ATGATCCATCACGTTGTGGGCCTTTTCACCCACCCCGATAAAGAGTGGCGCGAAATCCGTGGCGATGCAGAAGAAAGCATCGGCCATATGTACCTCACTCATACATTGATTCTGGCTGCGATCCCGGCCATTTCCGCATTTATTGGTACCACCCAGGTGGGCTGGGTTATTGGTGCTCGAGCGCCGGTGATGCTGACCCTGGACAGCGCGTTGTGGATGACCCTGATGTCCTACGTCGCAATGCTTGCGGGCGTGGGTGTGATGGGCGCGTTTGTTCACTGGATGGCCCGCACTTACGATGCACAACCCAGCCTGCCGCGCTGCGTGGCCTTTGCCACCTACACGGCGACACCGTTGTTTATCGGCGGGCTGGCGGCGCTTTATCCGCACATGTGGCTGGGCATGATGGTGGGCACAGCAGCCATTTGCTACACCGTGTATTTACTCTACGTGGGCCTGCCGACCTTCATGAACATTGACCCTGACGAAGGCTTTCTGTTTTCAAGTTCGGTACTGGCGGTCGGCCTGGTGGTACTGGTGGCGATCATGGCGTTTACCGTGATTGTCTGGGGGCTGGGCGTAGGGCCGGTCTACACCAACTAG
- the ttcA gene encoding tRNA 2-thiocytidine(32) synthetase TtcA, protein MSTLSVFQNKLQKRLRRLTGEAVADFNMIEHGDKVMVCLSGGKDSYTLLDVLLHLQKVAPIQFQIVAVNMDQKQPGFPEDVLPAYLKSLGVEYHIVEKDTYSLVKELIPEGKTTCSLCSRLRRGTLYTFADQIGATKMALGHHRDDIVETFFLNMFFNGTLKAMPPKLRSDDGRNVVIRPLAYCNEKDIQAYSDWQKFPIIPCNLCGSQENLQRQVVKDMLQEWDRKTPGRTESIFRSLQNVNLSQLADRNLFDFASLKIDDTAASRFVNLLNL, encoded by the coding sequence ATGAGCACTCTTTCGGTCTTTCAAAACAAACTCCAGAAACGTCTGCGTCGATTGACCGGTGAGGCTGTAGCCGACTTCAACATGATTGAGCACGGTGACAAGGTGATGGTCTGTCTCTCTGGGGGCAAAGACAGTTACACGCTGCTCGATGTGCTGCTGCACCTGCAAAAAGTCGCGCCCATCCAGTTCCAGATCGTGGCCGTGAACATGGACCAAAAGCAGCCCGGTTTCCCCGAAGACGTGCTTCCGGCCTATCTCAAGTCCCTGGGCGTGGAGTACCACATTGTTGAAAAAGACACGTACTCGCTGGTCAAGGAACTGATCCCCGAAGGCAAGACCACCTGTTCGCTGTGCTCGCGCTTGCGCCGTGGCACTCTGTACACCTTTGCCGATCAAATCGGTGCGACCAAGATGGCCTTGGGGCATCATCGTGATGACATCGTTGAAACCTTTTTCCTGAACATGTTCTTCAACGGCACCCTGAAGGCGATGCCGCCCAAGCTGCGCTCCGATGACGGGCGTAACGTGGTGATCCGGCCCCTGGCGTACTGCAACGAGAAGGACATCCAGGCCTACTCCGACTGGCAGAAGTTCCCGATCATTCCTTGTAACCTGTGCGGTTCCCAGGAAAACCTTCAACGCCAGGTCGTCAAGGACATGCTCCAGGAGTGGGACCGCAAGACGCCGGGGCGCACCGAGAGTATCTTTCGCAGCTTGCAGAACGTGAACCTGTCGCAGTTGGCAGATCGCAATCTCTTTGATTTCGCGAGTCTGAAGATCGACGACACGGCCGCGTCGCGATTCGTTAACCTGCTAAACCTGTAA
- a CDS encoding DNA-3-methyladenine glycosylase I: MRDYKWLHEYCLNRFGSSAALEAQLPVPRTPEQLRQISDDRYLSTLALRVFRAGLKHSVVDAKWPVFEEVFFGFDPEKVVLMGAEHLERLMQDARIIRHLGKLKSVPRNAQMVLDIAHEHGSFGAFIAQWPVTDIVGLWKYLAKHGHQLGGLSAPRFLRMVGKDTFVPSYDVVAALNAQKLVDKAPTSLRDLAIVQNAFNQWHAESGRPMCQLSQMLAFTVNH, from the coding sequence ATGCGCGACTACAAATGGCTGCACGAATATTGTTTGAACCGTTTTGGTTCGTCAGCCGCACTGGAAGCCCAATTGCCCGTTCCGAGAACCCCGGAACAATTGCGCCAGATCAGCGATGATCGCTACCTGTCGACCCTGGCCCTGCGGGTTTTTCGTGCCGGGCTCAAGCACAGTGTGGTGGATGCCAAGTGGCCGGTGTTTGAAGAAGTGTTCTTTGGTTTTGACCCGGAAAAAGTGGTGCTGATGGGCGCCGAACATCTGGAGCGGTTGATGCAGGATGCGCGGATCATTCGCCATCTGGGCAAGCTTAAAAGTGTGCCGCGCAATGCGCAGATGGTGCTCGATATCGCACACGAACACGGCAGTTTTGGCGCGTTTATCGCCCAGTGGCCAGTGACCGATATCGTCGGGTTGTGGAAATACCTGGCCAAGCATGGGCATCAGTTGGGCGGTTTGTCGGCTCCACGCTTCTTGCGCATGGTTGGCAAGGACACCTTTGTGCCCAGCTATGACGTGGTGGCTGCGCTGAACGCGCAAAAGCTGGTGGACAAGGCGCCTACCAGCCTGCGGGACCTGGCGATTGTGCAAAATGCATTCAACCAGTGGCATGCCGAAAGTGGCAGGCCGATGTGCCAGCTGTCACAGATGCTGGCGTTTACGGTGAATCATTAA
- a CDS encoding DUF2069 domain-containing protein, whose product MAKKPKVLPPVEWLEPRVRLMRVLSLVCFFGLIGLLSAYYLIFADLHGARPWVILLIELVPLMFLVPGMLKGSPRGHSFTCYVVNLYLIKGALAAFDPNRQVFGLLEIAASVAVFISAMLFVRWRYQLDRRLSGEGA is encoded by the coding sequence GTGGCTAAAAAGCCAAAAGTGCTGCCGCCCGTCGAGTGGCTGGAGCCGCGAGTGCGGCTGATGCGCGTATTGAGCCTGGTGTGTTTCTTTGGCCTGATCGGCCTGTTGAGCGCTTACTACCTGATCTTCGCTGACCTGCATGGCGCGCGTCCCTGGGTGATTCTGCTGATCGAGCTGGTGCCACTGATGTTTCTGGTACCGGGCATGCTCAAAGGCAGCCCGCGCGGGCATTCGTTCACCTGCTACGTGGTCAACCTGTACCTGATCAAGGGGGCGTTGGCGGCGTTCGATCCGAATCGCCAGGTGTTCGGCCTGCTGGAAATTGCCGCCAGTGTGGCCGTGTTCATCAGCGCGATGCTGTTTGTGCGCTGGCGGTACCAACTGGACCGGCGACTGAGTGGTGAAGGCGCGTAA
- the wrbA gene encoding NAD(P)H:quinone oxidoreductase — translation MSAPYILVLYYSRNGSTGEMARQIARGIEQGGFEARLRTVPAISTECEAVAPGIPEEGALYASLDDLKNCSGLALGSPTRFGNMAAPLKYFLDGTSNLWLTGALVGKPAGVFTSTASLHGGQESTLLSMLLPLMHHGMLVTGLPYSESSLLHTTAGGTPYGPSHHAGADGKRGLDEHEITLCRALGQRLATIALKLETTRG, via the coding sequence GTGAGCGCGCCTTATATTCTGGTTCTGTATTACAGCCGCAATGGTTCGACCGGCGAAATGGCCCGGCAAATCGCCCGAGGTATCGAACAAGGCGGCTTTGAGGCGCGCTTGCGCACCGTACCTGCCATCTCCACAGAGTGTGAAGCCGTGGCACCGGGGATTCCGGAAGAAGGCGCCCTGTACGCCAGCCTCGACGACCTGAAAAACTGCTCGGGACTGGCCCTGGGCAGCCCGACCCGTTTCGGCAACATGGCTGCACCGCTGAAATACTTTCTGGATGGCACCAGCAACCTGTGGCTGACCGGCGCACTGGTCGGCAAGCCGGCGGGCGTGTTCACCTCCACCGCCAGCCTGCACGGTGGCCAGGAAAGCACCCTGCTGTCGATGCTCCTGCCGCTGATGCACCACGGCATGCTGGTCACCGGCCTGCCCTACAGCGAGTCGTCCTTGCTGCACACCACGGCTGGCGGCACGCCCTATGGCCCGAGTCACCATGCGGGCGCCGACGGCAAGCGCGGGCTGGATGAACACGAAATCACCCTGTGCCGTGCCCTGGGTCAGCGCTTGGCCACTATCGCCTTGAAACTGGAGACCACCCGTGGCTAA
- the arsC gene encoding arsenate reductase (glutaredoxin) (This arsenate reductase requires both glutathione and glutaredoxin to convert arsenate to arsenite, after which the efflux transporter formed by ArsA and ArsB can extrude the arsenite from the cell, providing resistance.), giving the protein MTDLTLYHNPRCSKSRGALELLEARGLTPTVVRYLDTPLDASQLRDLLAKLNIGARQLLRSGEDEYKALNLADASLSEAQLIDAMAAHPKLIERPVLVVGDKAVIGRPPEKVLEILP; this is encoded by the coding sequence ATGACCGATCTGACGCTTTATCACAACCCGCGCTGCTCGAAATCCCGCGGTGCGCTCGAACTCCTCGAAGCCCGAGGCCTGACGCCCACCGTGGTGCGCTACCTCGACACGCCACTGGACGCCTCCCAACTTCGCGACCTGCTGGCCAAACTGAACATCGGCGCACGCCAACTGTTGCGCAGCGGCGAAGACGAGTACAAGGCCCTCAACCTGGCAGATGCCAGCCTCAGCGAGGCACAGTTGATCGACGCGATGGCTGCCCATCCCAAGCTGATCGAGCGGCCGGTCCTGGTCGTGGGCGACAAGGCCGTCATTGGCCGCCCTCCTGAAAAAGTCCTGGAGATCCTGCCGTGA
- a CDS encoding TlpA disulfide reductase family protein, producing the protein MLKRLMAVAAVTATLLLAGCGNDYGVDQHGQKIASERLDKQWKVINYWAEWCGPCRIEIPELNTLEKQLQGQSVGVFGVNFDGLQGKELSEASTALGITFTVLAQDPAEVFDLPRSEALPVTYIIDDKGKVRATLMGEQTAAGVLAKIKELKGA; encoded by the coding sequence ATGTTAAAGCGACTCATGGCAGTAGCTGCCGTCACGGCCACGTTATTGTTGGCCGGCTGCGGAAATGATTATGGGGTCGATCAGCACGGACAGAAGATCGCGTCGGAGCGTCTGGACAAACAATGGAAGGTCATCAACTACTGGGCTGAATGGTGCGGACCCTGCCGGATCGAGATTCCTGAGCTCAACACCCTGGAAAAACAGCTGCAGGGGCAATCCGTGGGGGTGTTCGGGGTCAACTTCGATGGTTTGCAGGGCAAGGAGCTGAGCGAAGCGAGTACCGCGCTGGGTATTACGTTTACCGTGCTGGCTCAGGATCCGGCAGAAGTGTTCGATCTGCCCCGCAGCGAGGCATTGCCGGTGACGTACATCATCGATGACAAGGGCAAGGTGCGTGCGACATTGATGGGCGAGCAGACGGCGGCCGGCGTGCTGGCCAAGATCAAGGAACTCAAGGGGGCTTGA
- a CDS encoding META domain-containing protein, whose amino-acid sequence MKHLALLALLGASLVGCAGDPVKLQQNHTYVLEWIGERPLIDNSHLTVTLDDAGRAYGSGGCNHWFAPYTLDGNTLTFGGVGSTRKACAPALMEQEQRFFEALQTVQSWDISPIEQVRFWPAEGKPLRLWPEEG is encoded by the coding sequence ATGAAACACCTGGCCCTGCTGGCATTGCTGGGCGCAAGCCTGGTCGGCTGCGCAGGTGATCCGGTCAAGTTGCAGCAGAACCACACCTACGTACTGGAGTGGATCGGCGAACGACCGTTGATCGACAACAGCCACCTGACCGTAACCCTGGACGATGCTGGCCGGGCCTATGGCAGTGGCGGTTGCAATCATTGGTTCGCGCCTTACACCCTGGACGGCAACACGCTGACCTTTGGTGGCGTGGGCAGCACCCGCAAAGCCTGTGCCCCGGCACTGATGGAGCAGGAGCAGCGATTCTTCGAGGCCCTGCAAACCGTACAGAGCTGGGACATCTCGCCGATTGAACAGGTGCGGTTCTGGCCAGCTGAAGGCAAACCGTTGCGGTTGTGGCCTGAAGAAGGCTGA
- a CDS encoding 2-hydroxyacid dehydrogenase, whose translation MRTILFSSQTYDRDSFTAAEQPDGNELHFQPARLTLDTAALAHDYEVVCPFINDDLSAPVLEQLAAGRTRLIALRSAGYNHVDLPAAKRLGLSVVRVPAYSPHAVAEHAVALILALNRRLHRAYNRTREGDFTLHGLTGFDLVGKTVGVVGTGQIGATFGKIMAGFGCKLLCFDPYPNAELLALGAQYVSLPELLAGSHIISLHCPLTSDNKHLINSASLATLKHGAMLINTGRGALVDTPALIEALKNGQLGYLGLDVYEEEAQLFFEDRSDLPLQDDVLARLLTFPNVIITAHQAFLTREALSAIASTTLSNIAAWKNGAPHNLIEG comes from the coding sequence ATGCGCACGATTCTTTTCAGCAGCCAGACCTACGACCGCGACAGTTTCACCGCAGCCGAACAACCTGACGGCAACGAGCTGCACTTCCAGCCAGCGCGCCTGACCCTGGACACTGCAGCGCTGGCCCATGACTACGAAGTGGTCTGCCCGTTTATCAATGACGACCTGAGCGCTCCGGTCCTGGAGCAACTGGCCGCCGGCCGCACGCGGCTTATTGCCCTGCGTTCGGCCGGTTACAACCATGTGGACCTGCCAGCCGCCAAACGCCTTGGCTTGAGTGTGGTGCGCGTGCCTGCGTACTCCCCCCATGCCGTCGCCGAACATGCCGTGGCCTTGATTCTGGCGCTCAACCGGCGTTTGCACCGCGCCTACAACCGCACCCGCGAAGGCGACTTCACCCTGCACGGGCTGACCGGTTTTGATCTGGTAGGAAAAACCGTCGGTGTGGTGGGCACCGGTCAGATCGGCGCCACGTTCGGCAAAATAATGGCCGGTTTCGGCTGCAAGCTGCTGTGCTTCGACCCGTACCCAAACGCCGAGCTGCTGGCCCTGGGCGCGCAGTATGTAAGCCTCCCCGAGCTGCTGGCCGGCTCGCACATCATCTCCCTGCACTGCCCGCTGACCTCGGACAACAAGCACCTGATCAACAGCGCCAGCCTGGCGACCCTCAAACACGGCGCCATGCTGATCAACACCGGGCGCGGCGCACTGGTCGATACTCCGGCACTGATCGAAGCGCTGAAAAATGGCCAATTGGGCTATTTAGGGCTGGATGTCTATGAAGAAGAGGCCCAGCTGTTCTTCGAAGACCGCTCCGACCTGCCCCTTCAGGATGACGTGCTGGCGCGGCTGCTGACCTTTCCCAATGTGATCATCACCGCCCACCAGGCGTTTTTGACCCGTGAAGCCCTGAGTGCGATCGCGTCCACGACATTGAGCAATATCGCGGCCTGGAAAAACGGTGCGCCGCACAACCTGATTGAAGGTTGA
- a CDS encoding response regulator: protein MLKNLGIKGRVLLLTLLPVSLMATVLGGYFTWLQQSELQSQLLQRGEMIAEQLAPLVAPAMGRHDTALLARIATESLEQQDVRAVAFLNANHEPLAHAGPIMLNQAPLGSSTQLQQRTDNDATRYLLPVFGRHRNLAGDVIPNEAHRLLGWVELELSHNGMLLRSYRNLFASLLLIVTGLVLTTLLALRMSRTINAPLGQIKQAVAQLKDGHLETRLPPLGSQELDELASGINRMAETLHNAQEELQHSVDQATEDVRQNLETIEIQNLELDLARKEALEASRIKSEFLANMSHEIRTPLNGILGFTHLLQKSELTPRQFDYLNTIEKSADNLLGIINEILDFSKIEAGKLVLDNIPFNLRDLLQDTLTILGPSAHDKGLELVSLVYRDTPLSLVGDPLRLKQILTNLVNNAIKFTREGTIAVRAMLEDQDENETDGSVQLRISVQDTGIGLTSQDIRALFQAFSQADNSLSRQPGGTGLGLVISKRLVEQMGGEIGVESTPGEGSVFWISVKLPKARDDVEDLPCAPLLGRRVAILEKHDLARQALHHQLEDCGLDVTPCTTLENLTNCVTGAHQTSQAIDLAVLGVTANDTPPERLNQHIWDLEHMGCKVLVLCPTTEQGLFNTVVANPHGQLQAKPACTRKLRRALADLISPRQTRAEPGEPLASRAPRLLCVDDNPANLLLVQTLLEGMGAKVTAVDSGYAAIEAVKTEDFDLVLMDVQMPGMDGRETTEVLRQWESERHCTALPIVALTAHAMANEKRALLQSGMDDYLTKPISERQLAQVVLKWTGLALRNQISDNHHEPIRQNAQLPVLDHEEGLRLAAGKADLAVDMLAMLLASLESDREAIQQARNAKDNNGLIERVHRLHGATRYCGVPQLRAACQRSETLLKQTSPNADAALDELDRAIIRLAKEARSAA, encoded by the coding sequence GTGCTTAAAAACCTCGGTATCAAAGGCCGCGTATTGCTGCTTACGCTGTTGCCCGTCAGCTTGATGGCAACCGTACTGGGTGGCTACTTCACCTGGCTGCAACAGTCCGAGCTGCAATCGCAGCTATTGCAGCGCGGAGAAATGATCGCCGAACAACTCGCCCCGCTGGTGGCCCCCGCAATGGGCCGCCATGACACCGCGCTTCTGGCGCGGATCGCCACCGAATCCCTTGAGCAACAGGATGTGCGGGCCGTAGCGTTCCTCAACGCCAACCACGAACCCCTCGCCCACGCCGGGCCGATCATGCTCAACCAGGCCCCCCTGGGCAGCAGCACCCAGCTGCAACAACGAACTGACAACGATGCCACCCGTTATTTACTACCGGTGTTTGGCCGCCATCGCAATCTGGCCGGTGATGTGATTCCCAACGAGGCCCACCGCCTGCTGGGCTGGGTCGAGCTTGAGCTCTCCCACAACGGCATGCTGCTGCGCAGCTACCGCAACCTGTTTGCCAGCTTGCTGCTGATTGTTACCGGCCTGGTGCTGACCACCCTGCTGGCGCTGCGCATGAGCCGTACGATCAATGCCCCTCTGGGCCAAATCAAACAGGCCGTGGCGCAACTCAAGGACGGGCATCTGGAAACCCGATTGCCGCCACTGGGCAGCCAAGAGCTGGACGAACTGGCCTCGGGCATCAATCGCATGGCCGAAACCCTGCACAATGCCCAGGAAGAGCTGCAACACAGCGTCGATCAAGCCACTGAAGATGTGCGCCAAAACCTCGAAACCATTGAGATCCAGAACCTGGAACTCGACCTGGCCCGCAAGGAAGCCCTGGAAGCCAGCCGGATAAAGTCAGAGTTTCTGGCCAACATGAGCCACGAAATCCGCACCCCGCTCAATGGCATTCTCGGCTTTACCCACTTGCTTCAGAAAAGCGAGCTGACCCCACGCCAGTTCGACTACCTGAACACCATCGAAAAATCGGCCGACAACCTGCTCGGAATCATCAACGAGATTCTCGACTTTTCGAAAATCGAGGCCGGCAAGCTGGTGCTCGACAATATCCCGTTCAATCTGCGCGATCTGTTGCAAGACACCCTGACCATCCTCGGGCCTTCGGCCCATGACAAAGGGCTGGAGCTGGTCAGCCTGGTGTACCGCGATACACCGCTGTCACTGGTTGGAGACCCACTGCGACTCAAGCAAATCCTCACCAACCTGGTCAACAACGCCATCAAGTTCACCCGCGAAGGCACCATTGCCGTGCGCGCCATGCTGGAAGACCAGGACGAAAACGAAACCGATGGCAGCGTACAACTGCGCATCAGCGTGCAGGACACCGGCATCGGCCTGACGTCCCAGGATATCCGGGCCCTGTTCCAGGCCTTCAGCCAGGCGGACAACTCATTGTCACGCCAACCCGGGGGCACCGGACTGGGGCTGGTGATTTCCAAACGGCTGGTGGAACAGATGGGTGGCGAAATCGGTGTAGAAAGCACCCCCGGCGAAGGCTCGGTGTTCTGGATCAGTGTCAAACTGCCCAAAGCCCGCGATGACGTCGAGGACCTGCCCTGCGCCCCTTTGCTGGGCCGTCGCGTAGCGATTCTGGAAAAACACGACCTGGCCCGCCAGGCCCTGCACCATCAGCTGGAAGACTGCGGGCTGGATGTCACGCCGTGTACCACCCTTGAGAATCTCACCAACTGCGTGACCGGCGCCCATCAGACCTCTCAGGCCATAGATCTGGCAGTCCTCGGGGTCACGGCCAACGACACGCCACCCGAGCGCCTCAACCAGCACATCTGGGACCTTGAGCACATGGGCTGCAAGGTCTTGGTACTGTGCCCGACCACCGAGCAGGGGCTGTTCAATACCGTGGTGGCCAACCCCCACGGCCAGTTGCAGGCCAAACCTGCCTGTACCCGTAAATTGCGCCGGGCCCTGGCTGACCTGATCAGCCCGCGGCAAACCCGTGCCGAACCCGGAGAGCCGCTGGCCAGCCGCGCACCGCGACTGCTGTGTGTCGATGACAACCCGGCCAATCTGCTGCTGGTGCAAACCCTGCTGGAGGGCATGGGCGCCAAAGTGACAGCCGTGGACAGCGGCTATGCCGCCATTGAAGCGGTCAAGACCGAAGACTTTGATCTGGTGCTGATGGATGTACAGATGCCCGGCATGGACGGGCGCGAAACCACCGAAGTGCTGCGCCAGTGGGAAAGCGAGCGCCACTGCACTGCGCTGCCGATTGTGGCGCTCACAGCCCACGCAATGGCCAACGAAAAACGCGCCCTGCTACAGAGCGGGATGGACGACTACCTCACCAAGCCGATCAGCGAGCGTCAATTGGCGCAGGTGGTGTTGAAGTGGACGGGGCTGGCCTTGCGCAATCAAATCAGTGACAACCACCACGAACCCATTCGGCAAAACGCACAATTACCCGTACTCGACCATGAGGAAGGCCTGCGTCTGGCGGCGGGCAAGGCTGACCTGGCCGTCGACATGCTGGCCATGCTGCTGGCCTCGCTGGAGTCTGATCGCGAAGCCATCCAGCAGGCGCGCAACGCCAAGGACAACAACGGGTTGATCGAACGGGTCCACCGTTTGCACGGGGCCACGCGTTACTGCGGCGTTCCGCAATTGCGCGCCGCCTGCCAGCGCAGCGAAACCCTGCTCAAGCAAACAAGCCCCAACGCCGACGCAGCTCTCGACGAACTGGACCGGGCCATCATCCGCCTGGCCAAAGAAGCACGCAGTGCTGCATAG
- a CDS encoding response regulator transcription factor yields MNPVAVSPSRLLTIEDDPVLGAYLHEQLVRCGFDVIWCQNGQEGLARARQEHFDVVLMDILLPGMNGLQVLTQLRQTHALPVILMSALGAEADRISGFQLGADDYLPKPFSMAELRVRIQAILRRVALDRMPDARLAQDPAPAESGLLFDEDTCDVRHGEQWAGLTRSEFRLLDTLQRNADEVLSKAFLYQQVLQRGYAAHDRSLDMHISQIRRKLKTVGYHQREVRTVWGKGYVLSASDAL; encoded by the coding sequence ATGAATCCCGTAGCTGTTAGCCCTTCACGCCTTCTGACCATTGAAGATGACCCCGTCCTGGGTGCCTACCTGCACGAGCAGTTAGTGCGCTGCGGGTTTGACGTTATCTGGTGTCAGAACGGTCAGGAGGGTTTGGCCCGTGCCCGGCAAGAGCACTTTGATGTTGTCTTGATGGATATCCTGTTGCCCGGCATGAATGGTTTGCAGGTGCTCACGCAATTGCGCCAGACCCACGCCTTGCCGGTGATCCTGATGTCCGCGCTGGGCGCCGAGGCTGACCGAATCAGCGGGTTCCAGCTGGGGGCCGATGATTACTTGCCCAAGCCATTCAGCATGGCCGAGCTGCGGGTGCGGATCCAGGCCATCCTGCGCCGCGTGGCTCTGGACCGCATGCCGGATGCCCGCCTGGCGCAGGACCCCGCACCTGCCGAGAGCGGATTGCTGTTCGACGAAGACACGTGTGACGTGCGTCATGGCGAACAATGGGCGGGGTTGACCCGCAGCGAGTTCCGTTTGCTCGATACCCTGCAGCGCAATGCCGACGAGGTTTTGAGCAAGGCCTTTCTTTATCAGCAGGTGCTGCAACGGGGCTATGCGGCCCATGACAGAAGCCTGGACATGCATATCAGCCAGATCCGGCGAAAACTCAAAACGGTCGGCTACCACCAGCGCGAAGTGCGCACGGTGTGGGGCAAGGGTTATGTCTTGAGCGCCAGCGATGCCCTGTAA
- a CDS encoding sensor histidine kinase has protein sequence MPCKVPGKNSVFWKLACLLVVFCLLMIWLSWSWGRYMDKRTGFLSEQAHGTLVRYAGEAERAWETGQQTAVDQWLQAMGSREPGWVGVIGQDLQSLSSYPLNDRETERLTFLRGLDWPISHIKTARPWIKVPFPKDPAAGSLVIELPQRFMPGRSQVIWRIVTNGVIPGLLTLLLCVGLYRVLIVPLNHLREQANAWRADQLGARLSRQTTGRQDELGELARAFDQMSERLQSTVLQQQQLLRDLSHELRTPLSRLRVACDSEQGVEALRERLSREVDGMQRLVEDTLQLAWLDAERGPLPVEDIQVQALWEMLTENARFESGWPQSRLPCLVDGHCWVRGHLNSLAQALENILRNAIRHSPPDGVVSLSGHREGDEWHLWLDDQGGGVAPEELERIFAPFTRLDGSRPGDGGFGLGLSIARNALRLQGGSLWAENHGGGLRVHIRLPAK, from the coding sequence ATGCCCTGTAAAGTGCCCGGCAAGAACTCTGTCTTCTGGAAACTGGCCTGTTTGCTGGTGGTGTTCTGTTTACTGATGATCTGGCTCAGTTGGTCCTGGGGCCGCTACATGGACAAACGCACCGGATTTCTCTCCGAGCAGGCCCACGGTACGCTGGTGCGCTACGCCGGTGAGGCCGAGCGCGCCTGGGAGACCGGGCAGCAAACAGCTGTCGACCAATGGCTGCAAGCAATGGGCAGCAGGGAGCCCGGCTGGGTCGGGGTGATCGGGCAGGACTTACAATCACTGAGCAGCTATCCGCTGAACGATCGCGAGACTGAGCGCCTGACCTTTCTGCGTGGCCTGGACTGGCCCATTAGCCATATCAAGACGGCGCGACCGTGGATCAAGGTGCCATTTCCCAAGGATCCTGCTGCGGGCAGCCTGGTGATCGAACTGCCGCAACGTTTTATGCCGGGGCGCTCGCAGGTGATCTGGCGCATTGTCACCAATGGCGTAATCCCGGGTTTGCTGACCTTGCTGTTGTGCGTGGGCCTGTACCGCGTGCTGATCGTGCCGTTGAATCATTTGCGCGAGCAGGCCAACGCCTGGCGTGCCGATCAACTGGGTGCCCGGCTGTCGAGACAGACTACCGGCCGTCAGGACGAACTGGGTGAACTGGCCCGGGCCTTCGACCAAATGTCCGAGCGCCTGCAAAGCACGGTCTTGCAACAACAGCAATTGCTCCGTGACTTGTCCCATGAACTGCGCACTCCCTTGAGCCGCCTGCGGGTGGCGTGCGACAGCGAGCAGGGGGTCGAGGCCTTGCGCGAACGCTTGAGCCGGGAAGTGGATGGCATGCAGCGGCTGGTCGAGGACACCCTGCAGCTGGCCTGGCTGGATGCCGAGCGCGGGCCGTTGCCGGTGGAAGACATCCAGGTACAAGCGTTGTGGGAGATGCTCACCGAAAACGCCCGCTTTGAAAGCGGCTGGCCGCAATCACGGTTGCCTTGCCTGGTGGATGGGCATTGCTGGGTGCGCGGGCATCTCAATAGCCTGGCCCAGGCGCTGGAGAACATTCTGCGTAATGCCATTCGCCACTCGCCGCCCGATGGCGTTGTCAGCCTGAGCGGGCACCGTGAAGGCGACGAATGGCATCTATGGCTCGACGACCAGGGTGGGGGTGTGGCGCCTGAAGAGCTTGAACGGATTTTCGCGCCTTTTACCCGGCTGGACGGTTCAAGGCCTGGCGACGGGGGCTTCGGTCTGGGTCTGAGCATTGCGCGCAATGCCCTGCGGTTACAGGGCGGCAGCTTGTGGGCCGAGAACCATGGGGGTGGATTGCGGGTGCATATCCGCTTACCAGCCAAATAG